The following proteins are encoded in a genomic region of Candidatus Beckwithbacteria bacterium:
- a CDS encoding GDP-mannose 4,6-dehydratase — protein MSSNQKILVTGNAGFIGSHLTQKLLQLGHRVIGIDNFNDYYNPQKKEANIRPFLTNKNFKQYRLDILDKQGLEKEFRENKIDLIVHLAARAGVRPSLSNPELYLQVNITGTQNMLDLAKKY, from the coding sequence ATGAGCAGTAATCAAAAGATCTTGGTAACCGGAAATGCCGGTTTTATCGGTTCTCATTTAACACAAAAATTGCTTCAGTTAGGACACCGGGTGATCGGAATAGATAATTTTAATGATTACTATAATCCTCAAAAAAAAGAGGCCAACATCCGGCCGTTTTTAACCAATAAAAATTTTAAACAGTACCGCTTAGATATTCTTGATAAACAGGGTTTAGAAAAAGAGTTTAGGGAAAATAAAATTGATTTAATCGTTCATCTGGCGGCCCGGGCCGGAGTCCGGCCGTCGCTTTCTAATCCGGAGCTTTATCTTCAGGTAAATATTACCGGAACGCAAAACATGCTGGATTTGGCAAAGAAATATCA